In one bacterium genomic region, the following are encoded:
- a CDS encoding xanthine dehydrogenase family protein subunit M — protein MIPAAFAYHRPRTVQAALRMLLSHGHDAKILAGGQSLLPMMKLRVATPAHLIDIGRVASLRGIRLRRGVLRIGAMATHREIEISPTVRRAAPVLAETAAVIGDLQVRNLGTIGGTLVHADPVADYPATVLALDAEFTLLGPSGVRTVPAAEFFLGLMTTAAGPDELLTEIAIPAAPPRLGAAYLKMPNPASGFALAGVAAVIGLDPAGHCVHVRVGITGVASTAYRAFGVEAALAGAEPTDEVLAAAAASAADGVEANPDIHASAEYRMHLAGVLTRRALTLARDRAMAVRRRGRAASRA, from the coding sequence GTGATTCCGGCCGCGTTCGCCTACCATCGGCCCCGCACGGTGCAGGCCGCCCTGCGGATGCTGCTGTCGCACGGCCACGACGCCAAGATCCTGGCCGGCGGGCAGAGCCTGCTTCCCATGATGAAGCTGCGGGTCGCAACGCCGGCCCACCTGATAGACATCGGGCGCGTGGCGTCTCTCCGCGGCATCCGGCTGCGCCGGGGCGTGCTGCGAATTGGAGCGATGGCCACGCACCGGGAGATTGAGATCTCACCGACGGTGCGCCGGGCAGCCCCGGTCCTCGCAGAAACCGCGGCGGTCATCGGCGACCTTCAAGTGCGCAACCTAGGGACGATCGGCGGCACCCTCGTGCACGCCGATCCCGTGGCAGACTACCCTGCCACGGTGCTGGCGCTGGACGCGGAGTTCACGCTGCTGGGCCCATCCGGCGTGCGGACCGTCCCGGCCGCGGAGTTCTTCCTGGGGCTCATGACGACCGCCGCAGGGCCGGACGAGCTTCTGACGGAGATCGCCATCCCCGCGGCCCCTCCCAGGTTGGGCGCGGCATACCTGAAGATGCCCAACCCGGCCTCCGGCTTCGCGCTGGCCGGGGTGGCGGCCGTGATCGGGTTGGACCCGGCCGGCCATTGCGTCCACGTCCGCGTGGGCATCACCGGCGTGGCCTCCACTGCCTATCGGGCGTTCGGCGTCGAAGCGGCCCTGGCCGGAGCGGAGCCCACCGACGAGGTGCTGGCAGCTGCCGCCGCATCCGCCGCGGACGGGGTCGAGGCCAACCCCGACATCCACGCCAGCGCCGAGTACCGGATGCATCTGGCCGGCGTTCTTACCCGCCGTGCCCTTACGCTCGCCCGCGACCGGGCCATGGCGGTCCGGCGCCGCGGACGGGCTGCGTCGCGGGCCTGA
- a CDS encoding D-aminoacylase — translation MYSLVFRNARIVDGTGNPWFWSDVGVEDGRIARIGDLSGAAARRTVDVGGAVLAPGFIDLHTHGDFTLPTFPRAEAMVRQGVTTQLVGNCGFSPFPVSKERLDLLRAYAAFVDAGLSWEWEDAAGYAACLERLPLACNVALQVGHGAVRVAVMGFDDRPPSPQELDAMRDHVARALEQGAFGLSSGLIYVPGSYATTEELVALAEVAGRYGAFYSSHIRGEGNSLLDAVGEALAIGRRAGVPVQLSHHKAMGRQNWGRVGASLEMIDRARASGQDVLADQYPYTAGSTTLAAIMPKWAMQGGVEAMLSRLADPNQRARIRAEIASPGPEALSSGTREFDPEAIMISRVPDGPGKEYEGRMLTEIAAERGEDPVDAALHLLEGGRGGVQMIIFAMSEEDVRRVLRHPAVAIASDGWTLSPSAGGRPHPRSYGTFARVLGRYVREDGVLGLEEAVRKMTSLPSQRLRRYDMGLIRPGCVADLVVFDPERITDLATFQDPHRYCAGVSHVIVNGAMVIENEVDTGARAGRVLRRGEP, via the coding sequence ATGTACAGCCTGGTCTTCCGCAACGCCCGCATAGTGGACGGTACGGGTAACCCATGGTTCTGGAGCGATGTGGGCGTGGAGGACGGCCGCATCGCGCGGATCGGCGACCTCTCCGGCGCCGCCGCCCGGCGCACCGTTGACGTTGGCGGCGCGGTGCTGGCGCCGGGGTTCATTGACCTGCACACCCACGGCGACTTCACGCTGCCGACCTTCCCTCGCGCCGAGGCGATGGTGCGCCAGGGTGTTACCACGCAGCTCGTCGGCAACTGCGGTTTCTCGCCGTTTCCGGTTTCGAAGGAACGCCTGGACCTGCTGCGTGCCTATGCCGCGTTCGTGGACGCCGGGCTTTCGTGGGAATGGGAAGACGCGGCCGGCTACGCCGCCTGTCTGGAACGCCTTCCGCTGGCCTGCAACGTCGCTCTCCAAGTGGGCCACGGGGCCGTGCGCGTCGCGGTAATGGGTTTTGATGACCGTCCTCCATCGCCGCAGGAACTGGACGCGATGCGGGACCATGTGGCGCGGGCGCTGGAGCAGGGGGCGTTCGGTCTCTCCTCGGGCCTGATCTATGTCCCCGGCAGTTACGCCACGACCGAGGAACTGGTGGCGCTGGCAGAGGTGGCAGGGCGGTACGGAGCGTTCTACTCCTCCCACATCCGAGGTGAGGGCAACTCTCTGCTGGACGCTGTCGGCGAGGCGCTGGCGATCGGACGCAGGGCCGGGGTGCCCGTCCAGCTCAGCCACCACAAGGCAATGGGTCGCCAGAACTGGGGCCGGGTAGGCGCCTCGCTGGAGATGATTGATCGCGCGCGCGCATCGGGTCAGGACGTGCTGGCGGACCAGTACCCGTACACCGCGGGCAGCACCACCCTGGCGGCAATCATGCCTAAGTGGGCGATGCAGGGCGGGGTCGAGGCGATGCTGTCCCGCCTCGCGGATCCCAACCAGCGCGCCCGCATCCGCGCCGAGATCGCGTCTCCCGGACCTGAGGCGCTGTCCTCAGGAACCCGCGAGTTCGACCCTGAGGCGATCATGATAAGCCGCGTTCCCGACGGCCCCGGCAAGGAGTACGAGGGCAGAATGCTTACCGAGATCGCGGCGGAGAGGGGCGAGGACCCGGTAGACGCGGCCCTGCACCTGCTGGAAGGTGGGCGCGGCGGCGTCCAGATGATAATCTTCGCCATGTCCGAGGAGGACGTGAGACGCGTGCTGCGCCACCCCGCGGTGGCCATTGCCAGCGACGGGTGGACACTCTCTCCCTCGGCCGGGGGCAGGCCGCATCCTCGCAGCTACGGCACGTTCGCGCGCGTGCTGGGCAGGTACGTACGTGAGGACGGGGTGCTCGGCCTGGAAGAAGCGGTGCGCAAGATGACCTCACTCCCGTCACAGCGGCTGCGCCGCTATGACATGGGGCTAATCCGGCCGGGCTGCGTCGCCGACCTGGTGGTCTTCGATCCGGAGCGGATCACCGATCTGGCCACGTTCCAGGATCCACACCGTTACTGCGCGGGCGTCTCCCACGTGATCGTCAACGGAGCGATGGTCATCGAGAACGAAGTGGACACCGGCGCCAGGGCCGGGCGGGTCCTGAGGCGCGGGGAACCCTAG
- a CDS encoding asparaginase, producing the protein MPNVVVLTTGGTISTRDADGRGATPVLRGADLLREIPGLDAIASLTVEEFDFIPGAFMTLERIFELSRRASEIIARPEVAALVITHGTDTLEESAYYLHLTVGGQTPVVFTGAMRNASQIGFDGYRNLYDAIRTSASPEARGRGVLVVLNEEVHSARWVTKTSGQKEDTYKSPVTGPAGLAYGDRIAFVAAPYPRRVLLNAMEPKVDLIRLVVDADDRFLRCSLESGSRGIVIEAFGGGRVPPPLLPAIGDALGAGVPVVVTTRCLTGEMWDGYGYQGAYRDLLTRGVFFVHDLPGHKARLKLAVGLGNGLRGEALRDYLAAEA; encoded by the coding sequence ATGCCCAACGTCGTGGTACTGACAACAGGCGGCACGATCTCGACCCGCGATGCGGACGGCCGCGGGGCCACGCCTGTCCTACGCGGCGCTGACCTGCTGCGCGAGATCCCGGGGCTCGACGCAATCGCCTCGCTAACCGTAGAAGAGTTCGACTTCATCCCGGGCGCCTTCATGACGCTCGAGCGGATTTTCGAGTTGAGCCGCCGCGCCTCGGAGATCATCGCGCGGCCGGAGGTGGCGGCTCTGGTCATCACCCACGGGACCGACACGCTCGAGGAGTCTGCCTACTACCTGCACCTGACGGTGGGCGGCCAGACCCCGGTCGTCTTCACCGGGGCAATGCGCAACGCCTCGCAGATCGGGTTCGACGGCTATCGCAACCTCTACGACGCGATCCGCACCTCGGCTTCGCCCGAGGCGCGGGGGCGCGGAGTGTTGGTGGTTCTGAACGAGGAGGTCCACTCCGCGCGGTGGGTGACCAAGACCAGCGGGCAGAAGGAGGACACCTACAAGTCGCCGGTGACCGGCCCGGCGGGTCTTGCGTACGGGGACCGGATCGCGTTTGTAGCAGCGCCGTACCCGCGGCGCGTGCTGCTCAACGCCATGGAGCCCAAGGTGGACCTTATCCGATTGGTCGTGGACGCGGACGATCGGTTCCTCCGCTGCAGCTTGGAGAGCGGCTCCCGAGGGATCGTGATAGAAGCTTTCGGCGGAGGCCGGGTGCCGCCGCCGCTGCTGCCTGCCATCGGTGACGCGCTGGGCGCGGGGGTCCCGGTGGTCGTCACCACGCGGTGTCTCACCGGCGAGATGTGGGACGGCTACGGTTACCAGGGCGCATATCGCGATCTGCTGACGCGTGGGGTTTTCTTCGTGCACGATCTGCCGGGCCACAAAGCCAGGTTGAAGCTGGCGGTGGGTCTGGGCAACGGGCTGCGCGGCGAGGCGCTGCGCGACTACCTGGCGGCAGAGGCGTGA
- a CDS encoding DUF47 family protein, producing the protein MTAVARAMKFIFGHGSEGEVRELLLQHLDKVGECVARARTVMDDYLAGRIEEAKAGAIEVDHLETDADQMRRSVVDLLYRGAFLPIFRSDIHEFVERMDMIADAAEVACDFLLGQRPEIPSEYAEHIQQIQEQTLVAYGGLHDAVTNFFLTPDQRVIRDSLTKLGVTESLIDGIEWKMTRQIFTSELPLAGKAHLKQFLDTLTEMSDKMEDAGDRLEALIIGLKI; encoded by the coding sequence GTGACGGCAGTGGCAAGAGCGATGAAGTTCATCTTTGGACACGGCAGCGAGGGGGAAGTCCGCGAGTTGCTTCTCCAACACCTAGACAAGGTCGGTGAGTGCGTGGCGCGGGCCCGAACCGTCATGGACGACTACCTCGCCGGCCGGATTGAAGAGGCCAAGGCAGGAGCGATCGAGGTGGACCACCTGGAAACCGACGCGGACCAGATGCGGCGCTCGGTGGTTGATCTGCTCTACCGGGGAGCGTTTCTGCCGATTTTCCGATCCGACATCCACGAGTTCGTTGAGCGGATGGACATGATCGCCGATGCGGCCGAGGTGGCGTGCGACTTTCTGCTGGGCCAGCGCCCCGAGATCCCCTCGGAGTACGCGGAGCACATCCAGCAGATACAGGAGCAAACCCTGGTGGCCTACGGCGGTCTGCACGATGCCGTGACGAACTTCTTCTTGACCCCTGATCAACGGGTGATCCGCGATAGCCTGACCAAGCTCGGCGTCACCGAATCACTGATTGACGGCATCGAGTGGAAGATGACCCGGCAGATCTTCACCTCTGAGCTTCCCCTGGCCGGCAAGGCCCACCTGAAGCAGTTCCTTGATACACTGACCGAGATGTCCGACAAGATGGAGGACGCGGGCGACCGTCTTGAGGCACTGATTATCGGCCTGAAGATCTAG
- a CDS encoding VWA domain-containing protein encodes MVPGSRGARRGAARDPQVDRPRHGDLAANVVAFARLLRGRGLIVGPPEAADALRALSAVDLTDRLETYLALRAVLASGPEAQRIFDAAFWEFWGEMQRAVGAPPSGDQRAPTLDGRQALDRVMIEWQENGDAGADGDRVPAYSPVEALTHKDFSALSADELDEITAVVNAIARRVATRLSRRTRQARKGHLVDLRRTIRHSLRRGGEMLDILRRERKLQKTRVVLLCDVSGSMDLYSRFLIQLIYALQHAVARVETFVFSTGLSRITGSLARADLRAAMDEIARKVPDWSGGTKIGRSLRRFLADYGGWALDGRTVVIIISDGWDTGEPDVLESAMAELHRRAARVIWLNPLLASPGYEPICQGMRVALPHVDVFAPAHNLDSLRRLERHLARRP; translated from the coding sequence ATGGTCCCAGGAAGCCGTGGTGCGCGCCGCGGAGCGGCTCGCGATCCGCAGGTAGACCGCCCGCGGCACGGTGACCTCGCGGCCAACGTGGTGGCGTTCGCCCGCCTGCTGCGAGGGCGCGGGTTGATCGTTGGGCCGCCCGAGGCCGCCGACGCGTTGCGCGCTCTCTCCGCCGTGGACCTGACCGATCGCCTTGAGACCTATCTTGCGCTGCGGGCGGTTCTGGCGTCCGGGCCGGAGGCGCAGCGCATATTCGACGCCGCCTTCTGGGAGTTCTGGGGCGAGATGCAGCGGGCGGTGGGCGCTCCTCCGTCCGGAGATCAGCGCGCGCCCACGCTTGACGGCCGGCAGGCACTCGACCGCGTGATGATCGAATGGCAGGAGAACGGTGACGCCGGCGCCGACGGCGATCGAGTCCCGGCCTACAGCCCGGTTGAGGCACTCACCCACAAGGACTTCAGTGCGCTTTCCGCCGATGAACTTGACGAGATCACCGCGGTCGTGAACGCGATCGCCCGGAGGGTGGCAACGCGCCTGTCACGCCGGACCAGGCAGGCCCGGAAGGGGCACCTGGTGGACCTGCGGCGGACGATCCGGCACAGCCTGCGCCGCGGAGGCGAGATGCTCGACATCCTCCGTAGGGAACGGAAGCTCCAGAAGACGCGCGTGGTGCTGCTGTGCGACGTCAGCGGCTCGATGGACCTCTACAGCCGGTTCCTGATCCAGCTTATCTATGCACTGCAGCACGCGGTGGCCAGGGTCGAGACCTTTGTGTTCAGCACCGGCCTCAGCCGGATCACGGGGTCGCTGGCACGCGCCGATCTGCGTGCCGCCATGGACGAGATCGCCCGGAAGGTGCCCGACTGGTCCGGCGGGACGAAGATAGGTCGCAGCCTGCGCCGGTTTCTGGCCGACTACGGAGGGTGGGCGCTCGATGGCAGGACGGTGGTCATAATCATCAGCGACGGCTGGGATACCGGCGAGCCGGACGTGCTGGAGTCCGCCATGGCCGAGCTGCACCGGCGCGCCGCGCGCGTCATCTGGTTGAACCCGCTGCTGGCGAGCCCGGGGTATGAGCCGATCTGCCAGGGGATGCGGGTCGCGTTGCCTCATGTGGACGTTTTCGCCCCTGCGCACAACCTGGACAGCCTGCGCCGGCTCGAACGCCATCTGGCGCGCCGCCCATGA
- a CDS encoding carbon monoxide dehydrogenase subunit G — protein sequence MKIEGEHLLPATRDQVWAALNDPDVLVKTIPGLKQLVPTGDDAYDATIELAVGPVRGAYQGKARITERTPPERMTLTVEGGGRPGTIRAAGALTLEGRDASTLVRYVGDVQVTGVLMSVGHRLFGGVAKQLAGVFFKALEREVQQRANAEPAR from the coding sequence ATGAAGATAGAAGGCGAGCATCTCCTTCCGGCGACGCGCGATCAGGTGTGGGCCGCGCTCAACGACCCCGACGTGTTGGTGAAGACGATCCCGGGTCTCAAGCAACTCGTCCCGACCGGTGATGACGCCTACGACGCCACGATCGAGCTGGCAGTCGGACCGGTGCGCGGAGCCTACCAGGGAAAGGCGCGTATCACGGAAAGAACCCCCCCGGAGAGAATGACCCTGACCGTGGAGGGAGGCGGGCGGCCCGGAACGATCAGGGCCGCGGGCGCCCTGACCCTGGAGGGCCGGGACGCCTCGACGCTCGTGCGGTACGTCGGGGACGTTCAGGTGACCGGGGTTCTGATGAGCGTCGGCCATCGCTTGTTCGGCGGCGTGGCGAAGCAGCTGGCAGGCGTGTTCTTCAAGGCGCTGGAGCGCGAGGTGCAACAGCGCGCGAACGCGGAGCCGGCCCGGTGA
- a CDS encoding NTP transferase domain-containing protein, with product MKELADLLSSAREASAAGEPMAVATIIGVRGSTYRREGARMLVTRSGRLTGSISGGCLEGDVAVVAGDVMERCLPRVMLYDLTADDDAVWGLGLGCNGAIEVFVEPVTGDDLLWQAAEAVLDGAALGLVTVVEGGAAVPAGGRIAVWPDGRCQGGLGDAALDKAAARIVLSASGAHRSRIHVLGAEDGPQIRLFVEALHPPLRLIVCGAGHDAIPVVRLASQLGWRVLVVDRREAFLTPERFPGATGFLRTEFPEAGGTVPTDSLSFVLVMTHNYVHDRDLLRAFLPTPARYLGMLGPRARTEKILRELVAEGVAIGDDRRAQIYGPVGLDIGGDTPDEIALAALSEILAVARGRAGGFLRARAGPIHLPAQNAGSLVSAVILAAGASTRMGRPKLAIPVRGTPMIRRVVEAALASRCGETIMVLGTHAELYRSLLDGLAVRIVENPDPTRGMASSIRAGIESVSPDASGAVILLADQPFVSAEVIDRLIESAAGAGRRIVASEHHGAATPPVFFPRAFFPELLALEGDRGARSVIQSHPGEYVLVPLPESCAADVDTSADLSAIDE from the coding sequence ATGAAGGAACTCGCCGATCTCCTCTCCTCTGCGCGGGAGGCCTCGGCCGCAGGAGAGCCGATGGCCGTAGCCACCATAATAGGGGTCCGGGGTTCTACCTACCGGCGTGAGGGCGCACGCATGCTCGTTACCCGCTCGGGCCGCCTGACCGGCAGCATCAGCGGGGGCTGTCTCGAGGGGGATGTGGCGGTTGTGGCCGGGGATGTGATGGAGCGGTGCCTCCCTCGGGTAATGCTCTACGACCTGACCGCCGATGACGACGCGGTGTGGGGGTTGGGCCTGGGCTGCAACGGCGCGATCGAGGTGTTCGTCGAGCCGGTGACGGGTGACGACCTGTTGTGGCAGGCGGCGGAGGCAGTGCTCGACGGCGCTGCCCTCGGGCTCGTTACCGTGGTGGAGGGGGGGGCCGCGGTCCCCGCGGGAGGGCGCATCGCGGTGTGGCCCGACGGCCGCTGCCAGGGCGGCCTGGGCGATGCGGCCCTGGATAAGGCGGCCGCGCGGATCGTGCTGAGCGCTTCGGGCGCGCACCGCTCGCGGATTCACGTCCTGGGTGCCGAGGATGGACCGCAGATACGGCTGTTCGTGGAGGCGTTGCATCCTCCGCTGCGCCTGATCGTCTGCGGGGCAGGACACGATGCGATTCCCGTGGTACGCCTCGCATCGCAGCTCGGCTGGAGGGTGCTGGTTGTTGACAGGCGCGAGGCGTTCCTGACGCCCGAGCGGTTTCCGGGCGCAACCGGGTTCCTCCGCACGGAGTTCCCCGAGGCCGGAGGGACGGTCCCAACCGACTCCCTCTCATTCGTGCTGGTCATGACCCACAACTACGTCCACGACCGCGACCTGCTGCGGGCGTTCCTGCCGACCCCGGCACGGTATCTGGGGATGCTGGGACCCAGGGCGCGTACCGAGAAGATCCTGCGGGAGCTTGTGGCCGAAGGTGTGGCGATCGGCGATGACCGCCGCGCGCAGATCTACGGCCCGGTCGGCCTGGACATCGGCGGCGACACTCCGGACGAGATCGCGCTGGCGGCCCTCTCCGAGATCCTCGCCGTGGCGCGCGGGCGCGCAGGAGGGTTCCTGCGCGCCCGCGCCGGTCCCATCCACCTGCCCGCGCAGAACGCGGGCTCCTTGGTTTCTGCCGTGATCCTGGCGGCCGGAGCCAGCACCCGGATGGGCCGTCCGAAGCTGGCGATTCCCGTGCGGGGAACGCCGATGATCCGCCGCGTGGTGGAGGCCGCGCTCGCCTCGCGCTGCGGCGAGACGATTATGGTGCTGGGCACGCACGCAGAGCTATACCGTTCGCTGCTCGACGGCCTGGCGGTGCGGATCGTGGAGAACCCGGATCCCACTAGGGGCATGGCGTCTTCGATCCGCGCCGGAATTGAGTCGGTCTCGCCCGACGCCTCCGGCGCGGTGATCCTGCTGGCGGACCAGCCGTTCGTCTCGGCAGAGGTGATTGACCGTCTGATCGAATCGGCCGCCGGCGCAGGGCGGCGGATCGTCGCGTCGGAGCACCACGGCGCCGCAACTCCACCCGTCTTCTTTCCGCGGGCCTTCTTCCCGGAGCTGCTGGCTCTCGAAGGCGACCGCGGCGCCCGCAGCGTGATCCAATCCCATCCAGGGGAATACGTGCTGGTGCCCCTCCCCGAGTCCTGCGCCGCCGACGTTGACACCAGCGCCGATCTCTCTGCCATCGACGAGTAG
- a CDS encoding anion permease: MIAILPALYLGWGIGANDAANTFGPQIGANIIAYRRAIVLAAIFAFLGAVLEGEKVFPTLGRLTSLTLETSIIAAMAAGITTNVMTKLGLPISTSHAIFGALIAAGLYTGKGSDPTIAARMVASMMAAPIGAGVGAYLLHRLLAAVAAGRLGGGMLFGRAVRYSAVVVGCYAAYALGSNNVGNAMAPFVAVGVIGPAAGAALGGVAIAAGVLTYSRNVVMLVGKQITALDPITALVAALATAITVHLFTQLKIPVSTSQAIVGAVVGVGLTKGVVAVNRRMFWMIPAGWVISILGSGITGYLLMAGSGLLR, encoded by the coding sequence ATGATCGCAATACTGCCTGCCCTCTACCTCGGCTGGGGGATTGGGGCCAACGACGCGGCCAACACCTTCGGCCCCCAGATCGGCGCCAACATCATCGCCTACCGCCGCGCGATAGTCCTGGCGGCGATCTTCGCTTTCCTCGGCGCGGTTCTGGAGGGCGAGAAGGTATTCCCAACGCTGGGGCGCCTTACCAGCCTGACGCTGGAGACGAGCATCATCGCCGCGATGGCCGCCGGCATCACGACCAACGTCATGACGAAGCTGGGGCTGCCCATCTCGACCTCGCACGCCATCTTCGGCGCGCTGATTGCCGCAGGGCTGTATACGGGGAAAGGCTCCGATCCAACGATCGCAGCGCGGATGGTCGCCTCGATGATGGCCGCGCCGATCGGGGCCGGGGTCGGTGCCTACCTCCTCCACCGGCTGCTCGCCGCGGTGGCGGCCGGGAGGCTCGGCGGGGGGATGCTCTTCGGCCGTGCCGTGCGCTATTCCGCTGTGGTGGTGGGGTGCTACGCCGCGTACGCGCTGGGTTCCAATAACGTCGGCAACGCGATGGCCCCGTTTGTGGCCGTGGGCGTGATAGGCCCTGCCGCCGGGGCTGCGCTGGGCGGAGTGGCCATCGCCGCCGGCGTGCTCACCTACAGCCGGAACGTCGTCATGCTGGTCGGCAAGCAGATCACGGCGTTGGACCCGATCACCGCGCTGGTGGCGGCGCTGGCCACGGCGATCACGGTCCACCTTTTCACCCAGCTCAAGATCCCGGTTTCCACCTCGCAGGCGATCGTCGGCGCGGTGGTCGGCGTCGGGCTTACCAAAGGGGTGGTGGCGGTCAACCGCCGGATGTTCTGGATGATCCCAGCGGGATGGGTTATCAGCATCCTGGGTTCGGGAATCACGGGCTACCTCCTGATGGCAGGGTCAGGCCTGTTGCGGTGA
- a CDS encoding anion permease: MLSLLPGLYLGWGIGANDTANAFGPQVGANIVTLRRAAVLTAAFGFLGAVVEGQKIFPALGGFTHLSLEMSVVAALAAAINVHVMTRFGMPVSTSHAIIGALIGVGFAERAGFNIPIVMRVATSMVATPVGAATIAYLIYRGLAALAAGRLGSALFFQRSVQYAAVVIGCYAAYAMGANNVGNAMAPYVAVGVIGASSGAALGGAAIALGVLTYSHRVMAVVGKQITALDPISALVATTATAITIHLFTQIGIPVSTSQAIVGAVVGVGLTKGIMGVNRRTLMVIPAGWVISVAGSGAAAWLLLVVYRLIR; this comes from the coding sequence GTGCTGAGTCTCCTTCCAGGTCTCTACCTCGGTTGGGGGATCGGCGCCAACGATACCGCCAACGCATTCGGCCCCCAGGTAGGCGCCAACATCGTCACGCTGCGCCGGGCCGCGGTCCTCACCGCGGCCTTCGGCTTCCTGGGCGCCGTGGTCGAGGGGCAGAAGATCTTTCCGGCCCTGGGCGGTTTTACCCACCTCTCACTCGAGATGAGCGTGGTGGCCGCCCTGGCGGCGGCCATTAACGTGCACGTGATGACCAGATTCGGGATGCCGGTCTCGACCTCGCACGCGATAATCGGTGCGCTCATCGGCGTCGGGTTCGCCGAACGGGCGGGGTTCAACATCCCGATCGTGATGAGGGTAGCCACCTCAATGGTGGCGACGCCGGTTGGAGCCGCCACCATCGCCTACCTGATCTACAGGGGGCTCGCGGCGCTGGCTGCCGGGCGTCTGGGAAGCGCGCTGTTCTTCCAGCGGTCCGTGCAATACGCCGCGGTTGTCATAGGTTGCTATGCCGCCTATGCCATGGGCGCCAACAACGTCGGCAACGCCATGGCGCCGTACGTGGCCGTCGGGGTGATCGGGGCCTCTTCCGGTGCCGCCCTGGGCGGCGCGGCCATAGCGCTAGGCGTGCTGACCTACAGCCATCGTGTCATGGCGGTGGTTGGAAAGCAGATCACGGCGCTGGATCCGATCTCCGCCCTGGTGGCCACGACGGCCACGGCGATCACGATTCACCTGTTCACCCAGATTGGGATCCCCGTGTCCACCTCACAGGCGATCGTCGGCGCGGTTGTCGGGGTCGGCCTCACCAAGGGGATCATGGGCGTCAACCGCCGAACCCTGATGGTGATCCCGGCCGGATGGGTAATCAGCGTCGCGGGCTCGGGCGCCGCGGCCTGGCTGTTGCTGGTGGTCTACCGCCTGATACGATGA
- a CDS encoding MoxR family ATPase, with product MHSEINHIQELLANQGYVADRTIATSVYLSITLRKPLLIEGAAGVGKTEVAKVMARALDADLIRLQCYEGLDATTALYEWNYQKQLLHIRLSEGGERSLAEREAEIFSEGFLLKRPLLDAITRSQSPVLLVDEIDRADEEFEAFLLEVLSDFQVSIPEIGTIAATAIPNVVLTSNRTRELGDALRRRCLYLWIDYPTFEKELEIVRRKVPAVNGRLAEQISAFMQLIRRLRLEKAPGVAETLDWSAALMALHRDHLDRAAVEETLGVLFKHHDDAAAVRAQWLDQLLDGVAALEQEGRPWSQEAVVRAAERLAIRR from the coding sequence ATGCACTCCGAGATCAACCACATCCAGGAGCTGCTGGCCAATCAGGGCTACGTCGCCGACCGCACGATCGCGACGAGCGTCTACCTGTCCATCACGCTGCGCAAACCCCTGCTCATAGAGGGCGCCGCAGGCGTGGGGAAGACCGAGGTGGCGAAGGTAATGGCCCGAGCCCTCGATGCAGACCTGATTCGGTTGCAGTGCTACGAGGGTCTCGACGCCACCACCGCGCTCTACGAGTGGAACTACCAGAAGCAGCTCCTCCACATCCGGCTCTCCGAGGGTGGCGAGCGGTCGCTCGCCGAGCGCGAGGCCGAGATATTCAGCGAGGGGTTTCTCCTCAAGCGGCCGCTGCTGGACGCCATCACCAGGTCGCAGTCGCCTGTACTGCTGGTGGACGAGATAGACCGGGCCGACGAGGAGTTCGAGGCGTTTCTCCTGGAGGTCCTCTCCGACTTCCAGGTTTCCATCCCAGAGATCGGCACGATAGCGGCCACCGCGATTCCCAACGTGGTGCTCACCAGCAACCGCACCCGGGAGCTCGGCGACGCGCTGCGTCGGAGGTGTCTGTACCTCTGGATTGATTACCCCACGTTTGAGAAGGAGCTGGAGATCGTCAGGCGCAAGGTACCGGCGGTCAATGGGCGCCTGGCCGAGCAGATCAGCGCCTTCATGCAACTGATCCGGCGCCTCCGCCTGGAGAAGGCCCCGGGGGTCGCCGAGACCCTGGACTGGAGCGCCGCGCTCATGGCCCTCCACCGGGACCATCTCGACCGGGCCGCGGTCGAGGAAACGCTGGGCGTGCTCTTCAAGCATCACGACGACGCCGCGGCAGTGCGGGCGCAGTGGCTGGATCAGCTTCTCGATGGTGTCGCGGCGCTGGAGCAGGAAGGAAGGCCATGGTCCCAGGAAGCCGTGGTGCGCGCCGCGGAGCGGCTCGCGATCCGCAGGTAG